A window of Myxococcus xanthus contains these coding sequences:
- a CDS encoding thermonuclease family protein has protein sequence MRALMKGALACLLAACGGGDAEVSCGPASGRVAEVLDGDTVVLESGERVRYLLADAPERTGTGGDCFGPEAHAFNRGLVEGRRVALTYGEACEDRFGRLLAYVSVEGREVNTLLVERGHACVLHVPPAGRSRRAEFQALEAQARLARRGVWGACAPVSCQR, from the coding sequence ATGCGCGCTTTGATGAAAGGTGCGTTGGCCTGTTTGCTGGCGGCCTGTGGTGGAGGTGACGCGGAAGTCTCTTGCGGCCCCGCTTCAGGACGGGTGGCGGAGGTCCTGGATGGGGACACGGTCGTCCTGGAGAGCGGCGAGCGTGTTCGTTACCTGCTCGCGGATGCACCGGAGCGTACGGGCACGGGCGGTGACTGCTTCGGTCCGGAGGCGCATGCCTTCAACCGGGGACTCGTCGAGGGCAGGCGGGTAGCGCTGACCTATGGCGAGGCGTGCGAGGATCGCTTCGGCCGGCTCCTCGCCTACGTGTCCGTGGAGGGGCGCGAGGTGAACACGCTGTTGGTGGAGAGAGGCCATGCCTGCGTGCTCCACGTTCCTCCCGCGGGCCGTTCGAGACGCGCGGAGTTCCAGGCACTGGAGGCGCAGGCCCGGCTGGCGAGGCGCGGTGTCTGGGGGGCCTGCGCGCCCGTCTCCTGTCAGCGGTGA
- a CDS encoding PAS domain-containing sensor histidine kinase encodes MSPSVTPTLSLPDVLDVLREDITRRLMAGVGAALGALAPLAIAEAGALHKLVGRLGALLRIPSMAARLAEARTLGRDYGRERYLAGFGISSLVLEYGALREAILESLESVGWVPELAGLRALAQVLDAGLVEAVGQSSLEDERTARATGAWLHGLLDHAPTLIYAKDTAGRYLYVNHGFERASGKLRRDVMGRTDFDLFSAEVASTFTGNDRQVMDSGQQLTVDEHVPLLDGLHVFQTLKFPLPDAQGRVVGVCGFSTDFTEAKRLERERDEAREHLRRIVTQLPVILWATDAQGIITLFEGERLSALGLDRGAYVGRSAFDVYRDRPDLVAATLRAQEGQSFTLEVEMAGSYFMTGVSPVIGPDGSVMSVAGVSLDISERRRAEEVLRQSEMRYRLATLATSDVIYDWDLDAGTIEWSELAAVQFRLASRAPPRDIAWWTEHIHPEDRERIAREMQAVIDQGASHWADEYRFLRGDGTWAVVADRGQVVRDAEGHAVRMVGAMQDITERRATELEAKRRAEFEQLLIGIVSHDLRNPLAAISMSATALLRREGLDERLRKGLGRILSSAERATRMLRDLLDFTQARLGGGIPMEPRWLDLHELTRQVVEEVRLTRPERTLKLECRGDGYGLWDADRLAQVITNLVNNALSYSPEHCPVRIRTHGLRDDMLLTVHNAGGPIEPELRARMFEPMKRPERKGARGGGLGLGLFIVKHIVDAHGGVVRVHSTEQEGTTFQARLPRQPMPPARPDVDAP; translated from the coding sequence ATGAGTCCAAGCGTCACGCCGACGCTCTCGCTGCCGGACGTCTTGGATGTCCTACGGGAGGACATCACCCGGCGCCTGATGGCGGGGGTGGGCGCCGCGCTCGGAGCGCTCGCACCCCTGGCGATCGCAGAGGCGGGGGCCCTCCACAAGCTCGTGGGGCGGCTCGGGGCGCTGCTCCGAATCCCCTCCATGGCGGCGCGGCTGGCGGAGGCTCGCACCCTGGGCCGTGACTATGGACGTGAGCGCTACCTGGCGGGCTTCGGTATCAGCTCGCTGGTGCTCGAGTATGGCGCGCTGCGCGAGGCCATCCTCGAGAGCCTGGAATCCGTGGGCTGGGTCCCCGAGCTCGCGGGGCTGCGCGCGCTGGCCCAGGTGCTCGACGCGGGGTTGGTGGAGGCGGTGGGCCAGTCCTCCCTGGAGGACGAGCGCACCGCGCGGGCGACGGGGGCCTGGCTGCACGGGCTGCTCGACCACGCGCCGACGCTCATCTACGCCAAGGACACGGCGGGCCGGTACCTCTACGTGAACCATGGTTTCGAGAGGGCCTCCGGCAAGCTCCGCCGCGATGTGATGGGGCGCACCGACTTCGACTTGTTCTCCGCGGAGGTCGCCAGCACCTTCACCGGCAATGACCGGCAGGTGATGGACTCCGGCCAGCAACTCACCGTTGACGAGCACGTGCCGCTCCTCGACGGGTTGCACGTCTTCCAGACCCTCAAGTTCCCCCTGCCGGACGCGCAGGGGCGCGTCGTTGGCGTGTGTGGCTTCTCCACCGACTTCACCGAGGCGAAGCGGCTGGAGCGCGAGCGGGACGAGGCCCGCGAGCACCTGCGCCGCATCGTCACCCAGTTGCCCGTCATCCTCTGGGCCACGGACGCGCAGGGCATCATCACCCTCTTCGAGGGCGAGCGGCTGAGCGCGCTGGGGCTGGACCGAGGCGCCTACGTGGGACGCTCCGCGTTCGACGTGTACCGCGACCGGCCGGACCTCGTGGCCGCCACGCTGCGCGCCCAGGAGGGCCAGTCCTTCACCCTGGAGGTGGAGATGGCGGGCTCCTATTTCATGACGGGCGTCTCCCCCGTCATCGGGCCCGACGGCAGCGTGATGAGTGTGGCGGGCGTGTCGCTGGACATCAGCGAGCGGCGGCGCGCCGAGGAGGTGCTGCGCCAGTCGGAGATGCGCTACCGGCTGGCCACGCTGGCGACCAGCGACGTCATCTACGACTGGGACCTGGACGCTGGGACCATCGAGTGGAGTGAGCTGGCCGCCGTCCAGTTCCGGCTGGCCTCGCGCGCCCCGCCGCGGGACATCGCGTGGTGGACGGAGCACATCCATCCGGAGGACCGCGAGCGGATTGCCCGGGAGATGCAGGCCGTCATCGACCAGGGCGCGAGCCATTGGGCGGACGAGTACCGCTTCCTGCGCGGGGATGGCACCTGGGCCGTGGTCGCCGACCGGGGGCAGGTGGTCCGGGACGCCGAGGGCCACGCGGTGCGCATGGTGGGCGCCATGCAGGACATCACCGAGCGGCGGGCCACGGAGCTAGAGGCGAAGCGGCGCGCGGAGTTCGAGCAGCTTCTCATCGGCATCGTCAGCCACGACCTGCGCAACCCCCTCGCCGCCATCAGCATGTCCGCCACCGCGCTGCTGCGGCGGGAAGGCCTGGATGAACGGCTCCGCAAGGGCCTGGGCCGCATCCTCTCCAGCGCGGAGCGCGCCACGCGCATGTTGAGGGATTTGCTCGACTTCACGCAGGCCCGGTTGGGCGGCGGCATTCCCATGGAGCCCCGGTGGCTGGACCTGCACGAGCTGACCCGGCAAGTGGTGGAGGAGGTCCGGCTCACCCGCCCGGAGCGGACGCTGAAGCTGGAGTGCCGGGGAGACGGCTACGGACTGTGGGACGCGGACCGGCTGGCTCAGGTCATCACCAACCTGGTCAACAACGCGCTCAGCTACAGCCCGGAGCACTGCCCGGTGCGCATCCGCACGCATGGGCTGCGCGACGACATGCTGCTGACCGTCCACAACGCGGGTGGGCCCATTGAGCCGGAGCTCCGGGCCCGCATGTTCGAGCCGATGAAGCGCCCGGAGCGCAAGGGCGCCCGTGGTGGCGGACTGGGGCTGGGCCTTTTCATCGTGAAGCACATCGTGGATGCCCACGGCGGCGTGGTCCGCGTCCACTCCACGGAGCAGGAGGGAACCACGTTCCAGGCCCGCCTGCCCCGCCAGCCCATGCCGCCTGCTCGCCCGGACGTCGACGCTCCGTGA
- a CDS encoding DUF2378 family protein encodes MKHRGTVPLEQRLVYVQVVEGLLEHGLRGSVSPRLKHRLRQAGIDLDRPLLPGYPVLLWGKCLDVIVEETLPGLPREEAFRQLAERHVQGYGRTVVGRAVYGVMRLLGPRRMVQRLPQTLRATDNYTEVELTEQGPTTYAMRMNSRVDAPGYAEALFESLLRLGGAESPRVARIHEDADSTTYQLTWTER; translated from the coding sequence ATGAAGCACCGCGGGACGGTTCCCCTGGAGCAACGGCTCGTCTACGTCCAGGTGGTGGAGGGCCTGCTCGAGCACGGGCTGCGCGGCAGCGTGTCGCCCCGCCTCAAGCATCGGTTGCGGCAGGCGGGCATCGACCTGGACCGGCCACTGCTGCCGGGCTACCCGGTGCTCCTGTGGGGAAAGTGCCTCGACGTCATCGTCGAGGAGACCCTTCCGGGCCTGCCCCGGGAGGAGGCCTTCCGCCAGCTCGCCGAGCGCCACGTGCAGGGCTACGGGCGCACCGTCGTGGGCCGCGCGGTGTACGGCGTGATGCGGCTGCTGGGCCCCCGCCGCATGGTGCAGCGCCTGCCGCAGACGCTGCGCGCCACCGACAACTACACGGAGGTGGAGCTCACCGAGCAGGGCCCCACCACCTACGCCATGCGGATGAACTCGCGGGTGGACGCGCCCGGCTACGCGGAGGCGCTCTTCGAATCCCTGCTGCGCCTGGGCGGCGCCGAGTCCCCTCGCGTGGCGCGCATCCACGAGGACGCGGACAGCACCACCTACCAGCTCACCTGGACGGAGCGCTGA
- a CDS encoding alpha/beta hydrolase → MGHVHIVRDFPSPQEGFARTVRVYTPHAYDAMPGHRFPVLYMHDGQNVFAHPESALFETWCANLALEHGVGEGSLEPWLIVAVDSGVGRVHDYSPWNEPRSPMHARGEAYGRFLVEHLKPLVDRTYRTRPEPQWTGAMGSSLGGLISLYLGCRYPEVFGRIGALSPTVTWGANQLFGAWSAHSRRWTRIYLDAGAHEYTDASGVPVYYGESTRAFYEHLKHLGYADHELALVLDPHGGHHERDWQRRLPSAMRWLLG, encoded by the coding sequence ATGGGCCACGTCCACATCGTCCGAGACTTCCCCTCCCCCCAGGAGGGCTTCGCGCGCACCGTGCGCGTCTACACCCCCCACGCATACGATGCGATGCCGGGCCATCGGTTCCCCGTGCTGTACATGCACGACGGGCAGAACGTGTTCGCCCACCCCGAATCCGCCCTCTTCGAGACCTGGTGCGCCAACCTCGCGTTGGAGCACGGCGTGGGCGAAGGAAGCCTGGAGCCGTGGCTCATCGTCGCAGTGGATTCGGGCGTGGGGCGCGTGCACGACTATTCGCCGTGGAATGAACCGCGCAGCCCGATGCACGCGCGCGGCGAGGCCTACGGCCGCTTCCTGGTGGAGCACCTCAAGCCACTGGTGGACCGCACCTACCGCACCCGGCCGGAGCCGCAGTGGACGGGCGCCATGGGCTCGTCGCTGGGCGGCCTGATTTCGCTCTACCTCGGATGCCGCTATCCGGAGGTGTTCGGCCGTATCGGCGCCCTGTCTCCCACCGTGACGTGGGGCGCCAACCAGCTCTTCGGCGCCTGGTCGGCGCACAGCCGCCGTTGGACGCGCATCTACCTGGACGCGGGCGCCCACGAGTACACGGACGCCAGCGGCGTGCCCGTCTACTACGGCGAATCCACGCGCGCCTTCTACGAGCACCTCAAGCACCTGGGCTACGCGGACCACGAACTGGCGCTGGTGTTGGATCCACATGGCGGGCACCACGAGCGGGACTGGCAGCGGCGCCTGCCATCCGCCATGCGCTGGCTGCTGGGGTGA
- a CDS encoding lamin tail domain-containing protein, whose translation MKGWGRYLGWGWLLGLAGAWACGGTPLDEDVDAACAGLLPGDVAITEYLNDPVGTDTGHEYVELHNPTRGPVDLYGLTLYASRADGSQETAYAFLEKMTVAAGDYLVLGDVRDGPVPAHVDHAYGDGLGALGNSGGRLGIRCGERVLDEVPLSAPAKSGASRIYDGRLVPDMAGNDDLARWCDSPDAGAGGTFQGSPGAANAPCGPVGDAGVPEDAGVVATCRPAGGDAVRPVLLPAPGDLVITEFMANPRGDDTLGEWVELRATAPVDLNGVTLVAEAGEATLKAGGCLSLSAGEYAVLARRTDATLNGGLPPPVATFNMDLRNAGGRLQVKAGGVVVDAVDYALAVDGVATQVSAPLADAVQNDAPSAWCAATAAYGSRGNVGTPGRGNRVCEGDGGTLGGVGDGGTFDGGVDAGTLEDGCIDRTTGRTRARRGPDGGSLVLTEFMADPQAVADAMGEWVEVLALRDVDLNGVSLSNESGGRSTFDSALCLAVKAGGRAVLARSEDASLNGGLPAVLGTFNFNLANTTGSRKLELSVDGRVLDAVSWTGAAIPGVSSQLDPGRSDPQRNDWPGSFCPTPDSARYGRGDRGTPGGVNRACAL comes from the coding sequence ATGAAGGGTTGGGGCAGGTACTTGGGGTGGGGCTGGTTGCTGGGGTTGGCGGGCGCGTGGGCGTGTGGGGGAACGCCCCTGGACGAAGACGTGGACGCGGCGTGCGCGGGGCTGTTGCCCGGTGATGTCGCCATCACCGAGTACCTCAACGACCCGGTGGGGACGGACACGGGCCATGAGTACGTGGAGCTGCACAACCCCACGCGCGGCCCCGTGGACCTGTATGGGCTGACGCTCTACGCGTCCCGCGCGGATGGCTCGCAGGAGACGGCCTATGCCTTCCTCGAGAAGATGACGGTGGCAGCGGGAGACTATCTGGTGCTGGGCGACGTGCGCGACGGGCCGGTGCCCGCGCACGTGGACCACGCCTATGGCGACGGGCTGGGGGCGTTGGGGAACTCGGGCGGACGGCTGGGCATCCGATGCGGTGAGCGGGTATTGGACGAAGTCCCGCTCTCCGCGCCCGCGAAGAGTGGGGCGTCGCGCATCTACGACGGCCGCCTGGTGCCGGACATGGCGGGGAACGACGACCTGGCGCGCTGGTGTGACTCGCCCGACGCCGGTGCCGGCGGGACGTTCCAGGGGAGTCCTGGCGCCGCGAACGCACCTTGTGGCCCCGTGGGCGACGCGGGTGTCCCCGAGGACGCGGGCGTGGTGGCGACGTGCAGGCCCGCGGGCGGCGATGCCGTGAGACCTGTCCTGCTTCCGGCGCCTGGAGACCTGGTCATCACTGAGTTCATGGCCAATCCGCGTGGCGACGACACGTTGGGTGAGTGGGTGGAGCTGCGAGCCACGGCCCCCGTGGACCTCAACGGCGTGACGCTGGTCGCCGAGGCGGGTGAGGCGACGCTGAAGGCGGGGGGTTGCCTGTCGCTCTCGGCGGGGGAGTACGCGGTGCTGGCCCGTCGCACGGATGCCACCCTCAACGGAGGGCTTCCCCCGCCCGTGGCGACGTTCAACATGGACCTGCGCAATGCGGGTGGTCGGTTGCAGGTGAAGGCCGGGGGCGTGGTGGTCGACGCGGTCGATTACGCTCTGGCGGTGGATGGCGTGGCCACGCAGGTGTCCGCACCGCTCGCGGATGCTGTCCAGAATGACGCGCCCTCCGCATGGTGCGCAGCCACGGCCGCCTATGGCTCGCGCGGCAACGTGGGGACGCCCGGTCGTGGGAATCGTGTCTGTGAGGGAGACGGGGGCACGCTGGGCGGCGTTGGCGACGGTGGAACCTTCGATGGCGGCGTGGATGCCGGGACGCTCGAGGACGGATGTATTGACCGGACCACTGGAAGGACGCGTGCGCGCAGGGGGCCCGATGGGGGCTCGCTTGTCCTCACCGAATTCATGGCGGACCCACAGGCGGTAGCGGACGCCATGGGGGAGTGGGTGGAGGTGCTCGCGCTGCGCGACGTGGACCTCAATGGTGTGTCGCTGTCCAATGAGAGCGGAGGCCGCTCGACTTTCGATTCGGCGCTGTGTCTGGCCGTGAAGGCAGGAGGCCGCGCGGTCCTGGCGCGCAGTGAGGATGCGTCCCTCAATGGTGGGCTGCCCGCGGTGCTCGGCACCTTCAACTTCAACCTGGCGAATACAACGGGCAGCCGGAAGCTCGAGCTCTCGGTGGACGGGCGCGTGCTCGACGCCGTGTCGTGGACCGGCGCGGCCATCCCAGGTGTGTCCTCACAGCTCGACCCCGGGCGCAGTGATCCTCAACGCAATGACTGGCCCGGGAGCTTCTGTCCCACCCCCGATTCGGCCCGCTATGGCCGGGGAGACCGGGGCACGCCGGGAGGGGTGAACCGCGCATGCGCGCTTTGA
- a CDS encoding LysM peptidoglycan-binding domain-containing protein, translated as MTGSNSYRIRQGDTLSAIARRNNTTVDALARANNLQSPDRIIAGKTLVIPGANDGFEANAPRPMPRPANRPTGTSQNRDSFEPGTAQGTVAQGVTPAGTAGVSGTQNGYRNVDLTAFRQGGSNSESAIVVGTSEGNRTPNGGFTASYGGHTDPGNAKHNRGSFSYQGGGANSPSHADEIWNRELGRVTPQYQRAAERAGLDPNNALLASTFYDLHTQSPRAAQNFLNRELPRLAQDPRGVTPEALVDARVNAFRTDNGQISASGFDHNEQRLRADQTRRETALVRALDARGFRDGGGGGGAVENAPIPRPRPENLTAGTTALPAEVPIPRPRPENLQASNTTGGATPTDLNDTAEIAPAADRPAVQTATPWVSQYNASKVERAGDKACFRAAVVMAAGAGATVTGPDNRIQVATGDDPNGGVTVNAAAARRGREYIDGQLDAGKPVVVGVDHRSGRNSDNVDGITDHFVVITGRGTDEQGRTYYTFHDPATNHQQRGADTNPNNRFYVDQDTGNLYREGPTNGNVVQRHFEVSMVRPNA; from the coding sequence ATGACTGGTAGCAACTCCTATCGAATCCGCCAGGGAGATACGCTCAGCGCTATCGCCCGGCGCAACAACACGACCGTTGATGCGCTGGCGCGAGCGAACAACCTCCAGAGCCCGGACCGCATCATCGCCGGGAAGACCCTGGTCATCCCGGGCGCCAACGATGGTTTCGAGGCCAATGCGCCTCGTCCGATGCCGCGCCCGGCCAACCGGCCGACGGGGACGTCACAGAACCGTGACAGCTTTGAGCCTGGTACCGCGCAGGGCACCGTGGCGCAGGGCGTCACGCCGGCGGGCACCGCTGGGGTGTCTGGCACCCAGAATGGCTATCGCAACGTCGACCTGACGGCCTTCCGCCAAGGCGGGTCCAACTCCGAGTCCGCCATTGTCGTTGGCACCTCGGAAGGCAACCGCACGCCGAACGGTGGCTTCACGGCGAGCTACGGGGGCCACACCGACCCAGGCAATGCCAAGCACAACCGGGGCTCGTTCTCTTACCAGGGGGGCGGCGCGAACTCCCCGTCGCACGCGGACGAAATCTGGAACCGCGAGCTGGGCCGCGTCACGCCGCAGTACCAGCGCGCCGCCGAGCGCGCGGGCCTGGACCCGAACAACGCGCTGCTGGCCTCCACCTTCTACGACCTGCACACGCAGTCGCCCCGCGCGGCGCAGAACTTCCTCAACCGCGAGCTGCCCAGGCTGGCGCAGGACCCGCGTGGCGTGACGCCCGAGGCGCTCGTCGATGCGCGCGTGAATGCGTTCCGCACGGACAACGGGCAGATCAGCGCCTCCGGCTTCGACCACAACGAGCAGCGCCTGCGCGCCGACCAGACGCGGCGTGAGACGGCGCTGGTCCGAGCCCTGGACGCGCGCGGCTTCCGCGACGGTGGTGGTGGTGGTGGTGCGGTCGAGAACGCGCCCATCCCGCGCCCGCGCCCGGAGAACCTCACGGCGGGCACCACGGCGCTGCCCGCCGAGGTCCCCATCCCGCGCCCGCGCCCGGAGAACCTCCAGGCCTCCAACACCACCGGGGGCGCGACGCCCACCGACTTGAACGACACGGCGGAGATTGCGCCCGCGGCGGACCGCCCGGCAGTGCAGACGGCCACGCCGTGGGTCAGCCAGTACAACGCGTCGAAGGTGGAGCGCGCCGGTGACAAGGCCTGCTTCCGCGCCGCGGTGGTGATGGCCGCGGGCGCCGGGGCCACCGTGACGGGGCCGGACAACCGCATCCAGGTGGCCACGGGGGATGACCCGAACGGCGGCGTCACGGTGAACGCCGCGGCGGCGCGCCGGGGCCGTGAGTACATCGATGGCCAGCTCGACGCGGGCAAGCCCGTCGTCGTGGGCGTGGACCACCGCTCCGGCAGGAACTCGGACAACGTGGACGGCATCACCGACCACTTCGTGGTGATTACGGGCCGCGGCACGGACGAGCAGGGCCGCACGTACTACACGTTCCACGACCCGGCGACGAACCACCAGCAGCGCGGCGCGGACACCAACCCGAACAACCGCTTCTACGTGGACCAGGACACGGGCAACCTCTACCGGGAGGGTCCCACCAACGGCAACGTCGTCCAGCGGCACTTCGAGGTGTCGATGGTCCGGCCGAACGCCTAG
- a CDS encoding ATP-grasp domain-containing protein — protein sequence MNFVFISPHFPPHYFHFISALRERGVTVLGIGDASYESLRPELKASLREYYFVPSLMDEDALTRAAGYLTWRHGRIHRIDSLNESWLEVEARLRGDFNVPGLQPEDIHRLRSKSGMAEVFHEAGVPHPDLIRVRDAAQVMAFAARVGYPLVLKPDVGVGAANTFKVASDEEVDAALSHPLPTTYVAQSFVRGTIVTYDGIVDRHGVIVFNLSHEYSDGGMETVVEQRDISFWSHKEIPPALDVLGRQVVAAFGLRERWFHLEFFRLPDGRFMVLEANLRPPGGFMVDMMNYTCDIDVYRLWARVVTGDPVADFRFTPRYHVCHSARRKSRRYRHPHADVEKKLGTSLILHRELPSIYHSLLGEEMYLTRHADMDALRDTVRFIQDKA from the coding sequence ATGAACTTCGTCTTCATCTCCCCCCACTTCCCTCCGCATTACTTTCACTTCATCTCCGCGCTGCGGGAGCGGGGCGTCACGGTCCTGGGCATCGGTGACGCGTCCTACGAGTCGCTCCGTCCCGAGTTGAAGGCGTCCCTGCGCGAGTACTACTTCGTCCCCAGCCTCATGGACGAGGATGCGCTCACCCGCGCGGCGGGCTACCTCACGTGGCGGCACGGCCGCATCCACCGCATCGACTCGCTCAACGAGTCCTGGCTGGAGGTGGAGGCGCGCTTGCGTGGGGACTTCAACGTGCCGGGCCTGCAGCCCGAGGACATCCACCGGCTGCGCTCCAAGTCCGGCATGGCGGAGGTGTTCCACGAAGCGGGCGTGCCACACCCGGACCTCATCCGCGTCCGGGACGCCGCGCAGGTGATGGCGTTCGCCGCGCGCGTGGGCTACCCGCTGGTGCTCAAGCCGGACGTGGGCGTGGGCGCCGCCAACACCTTCAAGGTGGCCAGCGACGAGGAGGTGGACGCGGCCCTGTCCCATCCGCTGCCCACCACCTATGTGGCGCAGTCCTTCGTGCGCGGCACCATCGTCACCTACGACGGCATCGTGGACCGGCACGGCGTCATCGTCTTCAACCTCAGTCACGAGTACAGCGACGGAGGCATGGAGACGGTGGTGGAGCAGCGAGACATCTCCTTCTGGAGCCACAAGGAGATTCCTCCCGCGCTGGACGTACTGGGCCGGCAGGTGGTGGCCGCCTTCGGCCTGCGCGAGCGCTGGTTCCACCTGGAGTTCTTCCGTCTGCCGGATGGCCGCTTCATGGTGCTGGAGGCCAACCTTCGGCCGCCCGGCGGCTTCATGGTGGATATGATGAACTACACGTGTGACATCGACGTGTACCGGCTCTGGGCGCGGGTGGTGACGGGCGACCCGGTGGCGGACTTTCGCTTCACGCCGCGCTACCACGTCTGTCACAGCGCGCGCCGCAAGTCCCGCCGCTACCGGCACCCGCACGCGGACGTGGAGAAGAAGCTGGGCACGTCGCTCATCCTCCACCGCGAGCTGCCGAGCATCTACCACAGCCTCCTGGGCGAGGAGATGTACCTCACCCGCCACGCGGACATGGACGCCCTGCGGGACACGGTGCGCTTCATCCAGGACAAGGCGTAG
- a CDS encoding porin, with product MRAFARCWQFRAVMTPTASFRAALQVLLSGSALLLAPLAHAQQDDAAPSSATEPPPASEPTPTPVPEAAMPEPETKPQAKKEERAWYDRIRIRGYTQFRYNRLPSFRVNDELVNDQGDRFLGKNTGFGIRRARLVLFGDVHDRVSIYLQPDFASVIGDQYNVTIMRDWYADIFLDAKKEFRLRVGQSKVPYGFENLQSSQNRLALDRNDAINSGLKDERDLGVFFYWAPDEIRKRFKFLVDNNLKGSGDYGVVGLGVFNGQTANRAERNDTPHGVVRVTWPFLFGSQYVEAGVGGYYGRFNLNASPRDGAPYALARGSDMVDARAIVSLVIYPQPLGLLAEFNLGRGPSLGEGPVEGLLIDSRRLRGGYAQLMYKLDGVLGVSLIPYIRGTLYDGGKKFETNAPLYDVRELEMGAEWQLNKALELTGTYLISDRTSSRYPYIQEQGHVTRIQLQVNY from the coding sequence GTGCGCGCTTTCGCGCGCTGCTGGCAGTTCCGCGCCGTCATGACCCCCACTGCTTCGTTCCGCGCTGCTCTCCAGGTCCTGTTGTCCGGCTCCGCGCTGCTTCTGGCGCCCCTTGCCCACGCGCAGCAGGACGATGCCGCGCCCTCGTCCGCCACCGAGCCGCCTCCCGCGTCAGAGCCCACGCCGACGCCGGTTCCCGAGGCGGCGATGCCCGAGCCGGAGACGAAGCCCCAGGCCAAGAAGGAGGAGCGGGCCTGGTACGACCGCATCCGCATTCGGGGCTACACGCAGTTCCGCTACAACCGGCTGCCCAGCTTCCGGGTGAATGACGAACTGGTCAACGACCAGGGCGACCGCTTCCTCGGCAAGAACACCGGCTTTGGCATCCGGCGCGCGCGCCTCGTGCTGTTCGGTGACGTCCACGACCGCGTGTCCATCTACCTCCAGCCGGACTTCGCGTCGGTCATCGGGGACCAGTACAACGTCACCATCATGCGGGACTGGTACGCGGACATCTTCCTGGACGCGAAGAAGGAGTTCCGTCTGCGCGTGGGCCAGTCGAAGGTGCCGTACGGCTTCGAGAACCTCCAGTCCAGTCAGAACCGCCTCGCGCTGGACCGCAACGACGCCATCAACAGCGGGCTCAAGGACGAGCGCGACCTGGGCGTCTTCTTCTACTGGGCGCCCGACGAAATCCGGAAGCGCTTCAAGTTCCTCGTGGACAACAACCTGAAGGGCTCTGGCGACTACGGCGTGGTCGGCCTCGGCGTCTTCAACGGCCAGACGGCCAACCGCGCCGAGCGCAATGACACGCCGCATGGTGTCGTTCGCGTCACGTGGCCCTTCCTGTTCGGCTCGCAGTACGTGGAAGCGGGCGTGGGCGGCTACTACGGCCGCTTCAACCTCAATGCCTCGCCGCGTGACGGCGCGCCCTACGCGCTCGCCCGGGGCTCCGACATGGTGGACGCACGCGCCATCGTCAGCCTGGTTATCTATCCGCAGCCGCTGGGGCTCCTGGCCGAGTTCAACCTGGGCCGCGGTCCCTCGCTGGGCGAGGGGCCCGTCGAGGGCCTGCTCATCGACAGCCGCCGGCTCCGGGGTGGTTATGCGCAGCTCATGTACAAGCTGGACGGCGTGCTGGGCGTGTCCCTCATCCCCTACATCCGGGGCACCCTCTACGACGGCGGCAAGAAGTTCGAGACGAACGCGCCGCTCTACGACGTGCGGGAGCTGGAGATGGGGGCCGAGTGGCAGCTCAACAAGGCCTTGGAGCTGACGGGCACCTACCTCATCTCGGACCGCACCTCGTCCCGCTATCCGTACATCCAGGAGCAGGGACACGTGACGCGCATCCAGCTCCAGGTCAACTATTGA